The genomic interval GCGGTGTCCCCAACAGCACGCCGCAATCCTATACTGGGCACGAGCCAGCTGCAATGAGGGCCTCCATCTACGAGTACGATCCCTACAAGCAGACCAAGAGTAGGCTTGAGCAACTTCACGCAATCGGTCATAGGACGGATAAGGTCGATCTGATCATCATGGGCGGCACATTCACATCGAGGCCTCCTGACTACCAGGAGTGGTTTGTCAAGAGGTGCTTCGACGCGATGAACGGCCAGGAGTCACAGGATCTCGAATCGTCACATTCCTTGAACGAGAATGCGAAAGCCAGGTGCGTCGGCTTGACCGTCGAGACCAGGCCGGATTGGCTCGGCAGCGACCAGGTAGAGCACTCACTGATGCTCGGAGCCACCAAGGTCGAGCTCGGCGTCCAGATCCTGGACGACAAGATATTGGACGGCGTGAAGCGCGGTCACCATGTCAAAGAGGTGGCGGAGGCGACCAAAAGGGCTAAGAACGCTGGTCTCAAGGTGGCGTATCACATGATGCCCGGCCTGCCCGGAAGCAGCAAGAAGAAGGACCTCGAATCCTTCAAGAAGATGGTCGAGGACGACCGGTTCAAGCCCGACATGCTCAAGATCTATCCGACCCTCGTTGTCAAAGGGACCGAGCTTTACGACCAGTGGTTGTCAGGCAAGTACTCGCCCTTGTCCTTGGACGATACCGTCGATCTGTTGACAGAAGTGAAGAAGTTCATCCCACCCTGGATGAGGATCCTCAGGATTCAGCGAGATATCCCTGCTAAGCTGATCGAGGCAGGGGTCAGGAAGAGCCATCTCCGGGAGCTGGTCATGAAGGAGCTCAAGGAGTCCGGAACCCCATGCAGGTGCATCCGATGCCGGGAGATCGGGCGCGCACCTTCTCGGAAGAAGACCCTGGACGACGCCGATGTTGAGTTCAAGGAGATCGAGTACAAAGCCTCAGGCGGCACCGAGCTATTCTTCTCCTACGAGATACCTGCCACCGATTCGCTCATTGGCTACGCCAGGCTTAGGATTCCAAGCGGGAAGAAGGTCGATGCCAGCTTCGTCAGAGAGCTGCATGTCTACGGACAGATGGTCCCGATAAGCGACAAACCGGGCGCTCGGTGGCAGCATAGGGGGTATGGTGAGAAGCTGCTGGCAGGGTGCGAGCGGCGGACTGCGGAGAAGGGCATAGGCTCGCTCTGGGTCACTAGTGGCGTGGGTGCCAGGAACTACTACAGGCGGCTCGGATATCAGCGCAAAGGGCCTTACATGGCGAAGCCGCTCGGAACGGATTGAGTGTCTATCGTTACCATTATATCAGCTTAGCCATATCGGAGAATACTGGGGAGGCTTTCGGTGCCCTGTCTGAAATGTGGATGTCAGTCAGAGGACGACGCGCTTCTATGCGACAAGTGCGCTGATTCGTGCTTCCAGGAATCGAAGTTCTTCCTGAACCCTGTCCTCATAGGCCAGAGCGTGTTCTCCAGACTCAGAGCCAAGGGCTCTGCAGCAATGCTTCTGGGCCCGTACGCCAGCTCAGATATCGTCTACGTGTCATCGGGAGACCTCCCGAAGGCCATCAAGGACCTGAATGTTCAGCTGATGCCGCGCGAGGATCTCCAGGGGTTCTACCAGAGGTGCAACACCCTGTTGTCGCACTTTGGCGTCCCACTTCAGCTGGACTCTCCGGAGATGTTGTTGACCGAGGACGCTGCCGATACCATCACCATGATAGTACAGAAGATCAACATGACGGAGAAGATGTATCCGCTTGAGGCGATGAGCGACCTGTATATCAAGGTGGGTATCGTCTACTGGGCCGCATCGCAGAGCGTTCTCATGAGGACGACCTCGAAGCGCTGGCAGAGTGAGAAAAGGACTTACTTGGTGTCCAGGGCCAAGGAGTTCCTTTCAAAGGTCGAACCCGGAGACGATCTTCACTCGATTGCTGCACGGATCCACGGTCTTCTATGTCTGGACGCCGAGGAATGGACTGAAGCAGAGGAGAGCTTGGCAGATGCCCTCATGAGCTTTCCTAATGACTACAAGATCGGTGAAGGTCTTGCCAGGGCGCATCTGATGCTTGGGAATCAGATGGAAGCCCTGTCGCGCGTGGATGAGGTCATAAACCAGGGCGAGAGGCCCGAACTGTGGGTCCTCAAAGGCAAGATCCTCAGAGACCTTGACAGGACCAAGGAGGCGCTCGAATGCTTCAGCCGCGCGATATCTCTCGATTCCAAGTTCCTTCCTGCACATGATGCCCTCATCGAGATTCTTAGGGACATAGGCAGGCTCCAAGAGGCTGCGATGGCAGAGAGCCAGCGTGCTCTCTCTAGACGACCAGACCTGGAAAGGAAGATCGGGGAGCTGATCGGCGAGTTCAGGAAGGCCGCTGCGGAGGCGCCCGCGCCCATCGAAGCCCCTCCGCCATCCGTTGGGCGCAAGGTCCTCAAGGTCCCATCCGAAGCACCGCCAAAGAAGGATCCAATTGACATGACGAAGGACGCTTTGACCGCGAAGGATCTTGATACCGCAATTCAGCGCGCCAGCAACATCCTGAAAGACAAGCCAGACATGAGAGAGGCGAACCTGATACTCATCGAAGCCCTCGTCGCCAAAGGGGATCTGAAAGCCGCCGCCGCGAAGGTGCACTCATTCTACGAGAAGAATCGGGAGGACGCTCTGGCATGGTACTGGCGAGGAATCGTTGCCGACCGTGAGGGCAGATGGGGTGCGGCTGTCCAGTACCTCAGCAAGGCTGTCACACTGAACCAGAAACTGTTGGATGGCTGGAACGCCATGGGCGAAATGCTTCTGAACCACAACAAGGCCAGCGGGGCGGACGAGAGCTTCTCGCGAGTGCTGGACATCAACCCCGACAACGCAAGGGCCTGGCTCGGCAAGGGCAATGCGATGCGGCTCATGAACAGGTGGGGGGCGGCGATCCAATCCTTGGACAAGTACAACTCACTGGTGCCCGCTGACAAAGAAGCGTGGAAGCTCAAGGCGGACATCCTCTTCGAGAAAGAGAAGTACAAACGGGCAGTCGAGGCCTATGACAAGTACCTCGAACTGGCCCAGGATGATTCATACGTGCTTGGGAGGAAGGGCATCTCGCTCAACGCTATTGGTCTTGTCAACGACGCGAGGAAGTGTCTTGAGGAGAGCGTGCGACTCGACTCGAAGAACAAGGAGGCGGCTAAGTGGCTGAAGGTCGTCTCGGGGAGTGAGATCTGATGGTGGAGTTGGACAAGATTCTGAGCGAGCGCTCAGATGAGCGAGTTCTCAAGGCCATCAAAGAGGTCTCCGATCCGGAGTTCGCGAAGCTCGTTGAGGCCATCCTAGGATATCTGGAGCTCAAGGTGGTGCATAGCAGACCCAAGGGTACGTTCGTCATCGTGGAATGCATCCACAGGCCGGACGGGAAGAAGTACATTGTATTCTTCTCTCGGCGAGACATGGTCATTACGACTGCGGACATCACAAGTCTCATTTCCTACATGTCAAAGACGGAGTCTCCGAACGCGTTAGTTCTCACGACATCATCGATCGAGCGGGACGCAGCAGCGCTGGCCGAGAAGAGCAATATCGGTCTAGCTGACGCCACAAAGCTAGCAGCCCTTCTGCGAAGATTCGACCTGGACAAGGAAGTGATTCGGGCCGCCGAAATCTGGAAGGAGAGGGCGAAGGTCGCGACCATTCCCGGAGCAGACAGACAGCTCGAGGAAGCCATGCGGTTCGGGTATGAGTCCATAGCCAGCCGGGACTTCATGAAGGCGCTGGACCACTTCGACCGTGCAATCATGTTGCGGGAAGACTACGATGTCCCGTGGCGCTTGAAAGGGAACGTCCTGGATGAGATGGGATATCATGAACAGGCCCTCGAGTGCTACAAGCACGCTCTCGAGCTATTCCCCGAGAGCGATGAGACCTGGTTCTCTCTGGGTTCGTGCCTCTTCTCGCTCGCCAGGTACTCTG from Candidatus Thermoplasmatota archaeon carries:
- a CDS encoding tetratricopeptide repeat protein, which gives rise to MPCLKCGCQSEDDALLCDKCADSCFQESKFFLNPVLIGQSVFSRLRAKGSAAMLLGPYASSDIVYVSSGDLPKAIKDLNVQLMPREDLQGFYQRCNTLLSHFGVPLQLDSPEMLLTEDAADTITMIVQKINMTEKMYPLEAMSDLYIKVGIVYWAASQSVLMRTTSKRWQSEKRTYLVSRAKEFLSKVEPGDDLHSIAARIHGLLCLDAEEWTEAEESLADALMSFPNDYKIGEGLARAHLMLGNQMEALSRVDEVINQGERPELWVLKGKILRDLDRTKEALECFSRAISLDSKFLPAHDALIEILRDIGRLQEAAMAESQRALSRRPDLERKIGELIGEFRKAAAEAPAPIEAPPPSVGRKVLKVPSEAPPKKDPIDMTKDALTAKDLDTAIQRASNILKDKPDMREANLILIEALVAKGDLKAAAAKVHSFYEKNREDALAWYWRGIVADREGRWGAAVQYLSKAVTLNQKLLDGWNAMGEMLLNHNKASGADESFSRVLDINPDNARAWLGKGNAMRLMNRWGAAIQSLDKYNSLVPADKEAWKLKADILFEKEKYKRAVEAYDKYLELAQDDSYVLGRKGISLNAIGLVNDARKCLEESVRLDSKNKEAAKWLKVVSGSEI
- a CDS encoding tRNA uridine(34) 5-carboxymethylaminomethyl modification radical SAM/GNAT enzyme Elp3; this encodes MDHLDELVQALVLGEVDSRDDLLRLKAKLCKKHKVARVPANYEILERVPDEYREVVEPFLKNKPVRTMSGVAPVAVMTSPFDCPHGRCSYCPGGVPNSTPQSYTGHEPAAMRASIYEYDPYKQTKSRLEQLHAIGHRTDKVDLIIMGGTFTSRPPDYQEWFVKRCFDAMNGQESQDLESSHSLNENAKARCVGLTVETRPDWLGSDQVEHSLMLGATKVELGVQILDDKILDGVKRGHHVKEVAEATKRAKNAGLKVAYHMMPGLPGSSKKKDLESFKKMVEDDRFKPDMLKIYPTLVVKGTELYDQWLSGKYSPLSLDDTVDLLTEVKKFIPPWMRILRIQRDIPAKLIEAGVRKSHLRELVMKELKESGTPCRCIRCREIGRAPSRKKTLDDADVEFKEIEYKASGGTELFFSYEIPATDSLIGYARLRIPSGKKVDASFVRELHVYGQMVPISDKPGARWQHRGYGEKLLAGCERRTAEKGIGSLWVTSGVGARNYYRRLGYQRKGPYMAKPLGTD